In a single window of the Olivibacter sp. SDN3 genome:
- a CDS encoding GDSL-type esterase/lipase family protein: MNYVLLLYLLSISSGALYVGKTLTKAPNTKYSSEKKKFRIASLRYNSTYAFIDPLIDTINNVEGLASFYQKLFELRNGDIQRVSVVQIGDSHIQPDLISREVRTGLQDFFGNAGRGLVFPYQVARTNGPLDIKSVASTRWQNTKISQARSPFSAGLTGFSLSGLYGRNELHLTLKPDVSAQQQSFDHVKLFVSKGPWQLSTINGKSAIGQTTTVADGDFETREFNLGSSVNEVTISAEKTKAYFFGASLEKKNVPGVLLHTIGVNGARYEQYNKEPLFWKQLPKLQADLYILSMGTNEAFYNDMTEEVYINHVAETIAKIKTINPNAAVLLTTTAESFKKGTRNPMIERLNLALRYYSGRLGIPLWDLYEITGGVGSSNEWLKNNLLQTDKIHYQQKAYSIQGALLFDALANGYNRYLDNQHIVDAHLAKTADR, from the coding sequence ATGAATTACGTATTACTCTTATACCTTCTATCCATTTCTTCCGGTGCATTATATGTCGGAAAAACATTAACCAAAGCACCCAATACCAAATATAGTAGCGAAAAAAAAAAATTCAGAATAGCTTCACTTCGTTATAATAGCACCTATGCTTTTATTGATCCGTTAATTGACACTATCAATAATGTGGAAGGACTGGCATCATTTTATCAAAAATTGTTTGAGCTAAGAAATGGCGATATCCAAAGAGTATCTGTCGTACAGATAGGCGATTCGCATATACAGCCTGATCTCATTTCTAGAGAGGTGCGTACAGGTTTACAGGATTTTTTTGGCAATGCGGGCAGAGGGCTTGTTTTTCCCTATCAAGTTGCTCGCACCAACGGGCCACTAGATATAAAAAGCGTCGCTAGCACGCGCTGGCAAAATACTAAAATTAGCCAAGCACGATCGCCCTTTAGTGCCGGTCTAACAGGTTTCTCACTCAGTGGCCTCTATGGAAGGAACGAATTGCACTTAACACTTAAACCAGATGTTAGTGCCCAACAACAATCCTTTGATCACGTTAAACTATTTGTAAGTAAAGGTCCTTGGCAGCTATCGACAATAAACGGCAAATCCGCGATTGGTCAGACTACCACAGTGGCCGACGGCGATTTTGAGACAAGGGAATTTAACTTGGGCTCCTCCGTCAATGAAGTCACCATTAGTGCTGAAAAAACAAAAGCTTATTTTTTTGGAGCTTCTTTGGAGAAAAAAAATGTGCCTGGTGTTCTACTACATACGATCGGTGTAAACGGGGCTCGTTATGAGCAATATAATAAGGAACCACTGTTCTGGAAACAGTTACCGAAACTGCAAGCTGATTTATACATACTATCAATGGGCACCAATGAAGCTTTTTATAATGATATGACAGAGGAGGTGTATATTAATCATGTTGCCGAAACGATAGCCAAGATAAAAACGATCAATCCAAATGCAGCCGTACTGTTAACTACAACAGCCGAATCGTTTAAAAAAGGAACCAGAAATCCTATGATAGAACGTCTTAATTTAGCACTTCGATACTATAGTGGCCGCCTTGGAATTCCTTTATGGGATTTATATGAAATTACCGGAGGAGTGGGGTCATCCAACGAATGGTTAAAAAATAACCTTCTTCAAACGGATAAAATCCATTACCAACAGAAGGCCTACAGTATACAAGGAGCATTACTGTTTGACGCACTGGCAAACGGTTACAACCGATATCTAGATAATCAGCATATCGTTGACGCTCATCTAGCTAAAACTGCAGATAGATAG
- a CDS encoding energy transducer TonB, translated as MLNAKLSIYTNVWLDLVFNNRNKAYGAFIIRKKANEDLTRALFFGTLVFISGIVLPMIITRQIERDLPTVPADENTVVLEDVQLLTKKENIQLLPISADAGARVKEDKVRFLQPKVVSQQLIVDEMPNLEKLKNASPAPQSVVGDPTAHIYVDDTKAGATDHLGAVTESTDETDLFISVEVDPLFPGGMKAFANYVAKNYRFPSQAKERALKGRVILSFVVERDGSLTHIKILRDLGWGTGEEAVRLLQSSPKWKPGIQNGRAVRVSYSLPIDLQLQ; from the coding sequence ATGTTAAACGCAAAATTAAGTATTTACACAAACGTTTGGTTAGATCTTGTTTTTAATAACCGAAATAAAGCATACGGGGCATTTATAATACGTAAAAAGGCTAATGAGGACTTGACAAGAGCGTTATTTTTTGGAACACTAGTATTTATATCTGGTATAGTACTACCGATGATAATAACTCGTCAAATTGAAAGAGATCTACCTACAGTACCTGCTGATGAGAATACTGTTGTGCTGGAAGATGTTCAACTGCTAACGAAAAAAGAAAACATTCAATTATTACCGATAAGTGCTGACGCTGGCGCCAGAGTGAAAGAGGATAAAGTCAGGTTTTTACAGCCTAAGGTCGTTTCTCAACAATTAATAGTTGATGAAATGCCAAACCTAGAAAAGTTAAAAAATGCGTCACCAGCTCCTCAGAGTGTTGTTGGGGATCCGACAGCTCATATATATGTTGACGACACGAAAGCAGGAGCAACCGACCATTTAGGTGCAGTAACTGAAAGTACCGATGAAACGGATTTGTTTATATCGGTTGAAGTAGACCCTTTGTTTCCCGGAGGGATGAAGGCTTTTGCTAATTATGTAGCTAAAAACTATCGCTTCCCAAGCCAAGCAAAAGAGCGAGCTCTAAAAGGTCGTGTTATATTGAGCTTCGTTGTAGAAAGAGACGGATCCTTAACTCATATAAAAATATTGCGTGATCTAGGATGGGGGACAGGTGAAGAGGCGGTTAGACTACTGCAATCGTCACCAAAATGGAAGCCAGGTATACAAAATGGACGAGCTGTTCGGGTAAGCTATAGTTTGCCAATAGATTTACAATTACAATAA
- a CDS encoding DUF1684 domain-containing protein produces the protein MRTLLILLLNGCFLVLATVDSRAQGFAEEIICYRESYKQAFVEEANSPLEESDLDDLRFYEPDSTYKIKAYVTFIHDPEPFIIPTYSGVDKKYLRFAALNFKLHDEEIELTLFKSLGLSDPIYADYLFLPFTDATNDVTTYGGGRYLDLKRSDIKGNEIIIDFNKSYNPYCAYSAGYNCPIPPPENALNISVEAGEKKFEGKYKGERRVK, from the coding sequence ATGAGGACATTATTAATTTTACTTTTGAATGGTTGCTTTTTAGTGCTTGCAACCGTTGATAGTCGCGCGCAAGGTTTTGCTGAAGAGATTATATGTTACCGGGAGAGCTATAAACAAGCTTTTGTTGAGGAAGCGAATAGTCCGTTAGAGGAATCAGACTTAGATGACCTTCGGTTTTACGAACCGGATAGCACATATAAAATAAAGGCCTATGTCACGTTTATTCATGATCCCGAGCCTTTTATAATTCCTACATATAGTGGTGTAGACAAAAAGTATTTGAGATTTGCTGCTTTAAATTTCAAGCTACATGATGAGGAGATAGAACTCACACTCTTTAAGAGTCTGGGTTTGTCAGACCCTATATACGCTGATTACTTGTTTTTGCCGTTCACTGACGCCACGAATGATGTTACGACCTATGGTGGCGGTCGTTATCTAGATCTGAAAAGAAGTGATATCAAGGGGAATGAAATTATCATAGATTTTAATAAATCATATAATCCTTATTGTGCCTATAGTGCTGGATATAATTGTCCGATTCCACCACCGGAAAATGCGCTGAATATTTCAGTAGAAGCAGGAGAAAAAAAATTTGAAGGGAAATATAAAGGTGAGCGGAGAGTTAAGTAA
- a CDS encoding L-threonylcarbamoyladenylate synthase, translated as MLLKIYPENPNERAIEQVVNVLRKGGIIIYPTDTVYGIGCDITNHKAIENLCKIRGLKPEKANLSFICYDLTDIAQYTKPIDTATFRLLKKSLPGPFTYIFNASNQVPKLMSSNKKTVGIRVPNNSIAREIVKQLGNPIVSASIHDEDEILEYSTDPELIHEKFEQQVNIVIDGGYGDNEASTVVDCTSGDFEILRQGKGDLNQFL; from the coding sequence ATGCTGTTAAAGATATATCCAGAAAACCCTAACGAACGTGCCATCGAGCAAGTGGTCAACGTGCTAAGAAAGGGTGGCATTATTATTTACCCAACAGACACGGTATATGGTATCGGTTGCGATATTACCAATCATAAAGCCATTGAAAATTTATGTAAAATACGTGGGCTAAAACCAGAAAAAGCAAACCTTTCCTTTATCTGCTACGACCTTACCGATATTGCTCAATATACAAAACCTATAGATACCGCCACCTTTAGATTGCTTAAAAAGTCGCTCCCTGGACCTTTTACTTATATTTTCAATGCAAGCAACCAAGTCCCTAAACTTATGAGTTCCAATAAAAAAACCGTTGGTATCCGGGTGCCTAACAATAGTATAGCAAGAGAAATTGTTAAACAGCTAGGTAACCCAATTGTCTCTGCTTCCATACATGATGAAGATGAAATTTTAGAATACTCAACAGACCCCGAGCTTATTCATGAAAAATTTGAACAGCAAGTGAATATCGTTATTGACGGTGGTTACGGAGATAATGAGGCTTCCACGGTTGTTGATTGTACCTCGGGAGATTTCGAAATACTCAGGCAAGGTAAGGGTGATCTAAACCAATTTCTCTAG